A part of Dermacentor variabilis isolate Ectoservices chromosome 10, ASM5094787v1, whole genome shotgun sequence genomic DNA contains:
- the LOC142560394 gene encoding U1 small nuclear ribonucleoprotein C-like isoform X2, translating to MPKYYCDYCDTYLTHDSPSVRKTHCNGRKHKENVKFYYQKWMEEQAQNLIDATTAAFKAGKIQSSQYQAKPLTGAMIPPPAALQPGPPQRMPLVGPPHMGPMPGPMPGPMPGPMPMMGPPGPMPPNMMMPGMRPPMGPMGPMMGPMGPGPGPMRPPLVAGVPKK from the exons ATGCCGAA GTACTACTGCGACTACTGTGACACCTACCTCACGCACGACTCG CCGTCGGTGCGCAAGACCCACTGCAATGGTCGCAAGCACAAGGAGAACGTCAAGTTCTACTACCAGAAATGGATGGAGGAACAGGCGCAGAACCTCATTGATGCTACAA CGGCGGCATTCAAGGCAGGAAAGATCCAGTCCTCCCAGTACCAGGCCAAGCCTCTGACCGGTGCCATGATTCCTCCACCAGCAGCGCTACAAC CGGGTCCTCCACAGCGGATGCCGCTAGTCGGGCCACCCCACATGGGACCCATGCCAGGCCCCATGCCAGGCCCTATGCCAGGCCCCATGCCCATGATGGGACCTCCTGGACCGATGCCCCCCAACATGATGATGCCAG GCATGAGGCCACCAATGGGACCGATGGGGCCTATGATGGGACCCATGGGGCCAGGGCCCGGCCCCATGCGACCACCACTAGTCGCGGGGGTGCCAAAGAAGTGA
- the LOC142560394 gene encoding U1 small nuclear ribonucleoprotein C-like isoform X1 — MPNRYYCDYCDTYLTHDSPSVRKTHCNGRKHKENVKFYYQKWMEEQAQNLIDATTAAFKAGKIQSSQYQAKPLTGAMIPPPAALQPGPPQRMPLVGPPHMGPMPGPMPGPMPGPMPMMGPPGPMPPNMMMPGMRPPMGPMGPMMGPMGPGPGPMRPPLVAGVPKK; from the exons ATGCCGAA TAGGTACTACTGCGACTACTGTGACACCTACCTCACGCACGACTCG CCGTCGGTGCGCAAGACCCACTGCAATGGTCGCAAGCACAAGGAGAACGTCAAGTTCTACTACCAGAAATGGATGGAGGAACAGGCGCAGAACCTCATTGATGCTACAA CGGCGGCATTCAAGGCAGGAAAGATCCAGTCCTCCCAGTACCAGGCCAAGCCTCTGACCGGTGCCATGATTCCTCCACCAGCAGCGCTACAAC CGGGTCCTCCACAGCGGATGCCGCTAGTCGGGCCACCCCACATGGGACCCATGCCAGGCCCCATGCCAGGCCCTATGCCAGGCCCCATGCCCATGATGGGACCTCCTGGACCGATGCCCCCCAACATGATGATGCCAG GCATGAGGCCACCAATGGGACCGATGGGGCCTATGATGGGACCCATGGGGCCAGGGCCCGGCCCCATGCGACCACCACTAGTCGCGGGGGTGCCAAAGAAGTGA
- the LOC142560397 gene encoding transmembrane emp24 domain-containing protein 5-like gives MCAGVVRSCRKSAAFDLLFGAIVFTMLLDISRTKDVFEDAETELTVTLRAGGIECFHQPAKQGQVLEVEYQVLDANFGNMEMQQKMDINFILKSPTGQEIINEQSRTEAIHRHEVKEPGDHTLCFDNSMSTVSSKTVYFEVYVDKTGGGSQEDDEWDAGEIPYSPELVYNDTFKDIKATIKKVHENLNQVTHYQDTKRAHEARDRNVQEHNFTRVNQFSMLFIVVMLVVGAIQVIMVRSLFEERSRLRKIFQYLS, from the exons ATGTGTGCCGGTGTTGTGCGATCATGCCGCAAATCCGCAGCCTTTGACCTTTTATTCGGCGCGATCGTGTTCACAATGCTACTAGACATTTCGAGAACTAAGGACGTCTTCGAAGACGCCGAGACCGAGTTGACGGTCACCCTACGTGCGGGTGGTATCGAGTGCTTTCACCAGCCGGCAAAACAGGGTCAGGTGCTCGAGGTAGAATACCAG GTCCTCGATGCCAACTTTGGCAACATGGAGATGCAGCAGAAGATGGATATCAACTTCATCCTCAAGTCGCCAACGGGGCAGGAGATCATCAATGAGCAGTCCCGAACAGAAGCTATTCACAG GCACGAAGTGAAGGAACCCGGTGACCATACGCTGTGCTTTGACAACAGCATGTCGACAGTGTCCAGCAAGACTGTCTACTTTGAGGTCTATGTGGACAAAACCGGAGGTGGAAGTCAGGAGGACGACGAATGGGACGCTGGCGAGATTCCGTACTCGCCTGAGCTGGTGTACAATGACACATTCAAGGACATCAAG GCGACTATCAAGAAGGTGCACGAGAACCTGAACCAGGTGACCCACTACCAGGACACCAAGCGCGCGCACGAGGCACGCGACCGCAACGTGCAGGAGCACAACTTTACGCGCGTCAACCAGTTCTCCATGCTCTTCATCGTCGTCATGCTCGTGGTCGGCGCCATCCAGGTCATCATGGTGCGGAGCCTCTTCGAGGAACGCAGCCGTCTGCGCAAGATCTTCCAGTACCTCTCCTGA